AAGGACAAATCTCTACTTCTAATGGACAAATTCCTACTTCTATTGCTGAAAGGACAAATTCCTACTTCTATTGGACAAAGGGACAAATTCCAACTCCTAATGGAAAAAAGGACGAATGTGTTCTTCTATTGGACAAAGGACAAATTGTTACTTCTACTGGACAATGGACAAATCATTACTTCTATTGCACACAGGACAAATCTCTACTTCTATTGGACAAAGGACAAATAGTAACTTCTATTTGACATAGGGACAAATTCCTACTTCTATTGGACAATGAACAAATCAACTTCTATTGCACAAAGGACAAATCTATACTTCTATTGGACAAAGGACAAATCACTTCTTCTAAAGGACAAAGGACAAATCTTTACTTCTAAAGGACAAAAGGACAAATCTCTACTTCTATTGCACACAGGACAAATCTCTACTTCTATTGGACAAAGGACAAATAGTAACTTCTATTTGACATAGGGACAAATTCCTACTTCTATTGGACAATGAACAAATCAACTTCTATTGTACAAAGGAGAAATCTATACTTCTATTGGACAAAGGACAAATCGCTTCTTCTAAAGGACAAAGGACAAATCTTTACTTCTAAAGGACAAAGGACAAATCTCTACTTCTAATGGACAAAGGACAAATCTCTACTTCTATTGCTGAAAGGACAAATTCCTACTTCCATTTGACAAAGGGACAAATCTCTACTTCTATTGGACAAAGGACAAATAGTAACTTCTATTGGACAAAGGACAAATCATAACTTCTATTGGACAATGGACAAATGGTTAATTCTATTGCACAAAGGACAAATCTCTACTTTGATTGGACAAAAGACAAATCGCTTCTTCTAAAGGACAAAGAACAAATCTCTACTTTGAAAGGACAAATCTCTACTTCTTTTGGACAAAGGACAAATCTTTACTTCTATTGGACAAAGGACAAATCGCTTCTTCTAAAAGACAAAGGACAAATCTCTACTTCTAAAGGACAAATCTCTACTTCTAATGGACAAAGGACAAATCTCTACTTCTGTTGGACAAAGGACAAATTCCTACTTCTATTGTgcttaatacatttttaattagataatGAGTTAGACAAAGCTATTACTGTTCTATATCTGTTTAATTTGGTTATGGTGTCATTATGAGCTAAAATGTGGCAATAAtagaaaattattgtttattatcCTTTCCCCTGAAAGTGTGTCACATATAATGTAGGATGAAGAAGATCACGGACACAGTTGACCGTAGGCATTGACCATTAACCTAGTGACTGTCCCTTACCAATAATACACAAAGCCTATATAATgctttattgtaaaatataaacacatCACACCCCGAGGTCTCCCAATGGCAGGATTTTATCACAGATCCAAACACTATACCATCCTGTAGCCTAATCTAACACTAACAGTATATAAAACAATCATTGTAGTACTACTAATAGTGTGTCTGTATCATACAGAGCAACACATATTGAAATATCAAGTCAAGGCCAGCATACATGTGACATATCATGagacaaggtcaaggtcaaggtgtacaaatcaaggtcaaggtcaggtcATGCCGATGTCTTAACAAGGCAGGATTGCAGAATAATGCAGGTGACATCATGCATAGACAACGGTCAGATTGCAGATGATATCAAGGTCAATTTGTCAAGATGCAGGTTACATgttcttttttaaaatcatcTATCCTATTCACATACCCATTATACATTATCTATACAGGacaacatgtttatatatacaagaGTGAATGAGGCCATATGACCAGGGGTCCAGGTACATTATACAAGAGTGAATGGGGCCATATGACAGGGTCCAGGTTACATTATACAAGAGTGAATGGGGCCATATGATTGGGTCTGTGATTTGCATTATACAAGAGGTGAATGTGGCCATAATGACAGGTCCAGGAACATTATACAAGATGAATGAGGCCAATGACAGGGTCCAGGAACATTATTGAATGGGTCCCATAATGACAGGGTCCAGGAACATTATACAAGAGTGAATGGGGGCCATATATAGGGTCTGAGAAAACATTATACAAGAGAGAATGAGCCATATGATAGGGCTGTGAAAACAGTATACAAGAGTGAATGGGGCCATAATGAACACATAAGGGTCCAGGAACATATATACAAGAAGTGAGAGATGGGGCCATATGACAGGGTCAGGAACATTATACAAGAGTGAATGGGGGCCATATGATAGGGTCCATTGGTACATTATACAAGAGTGAATGGGGCCATATGATAGGGTCCAGGTACATTATACAAGAGTGAATGGGGCCATATGACGAAGGTCCAGTGGAACATTATACAAGGGACGTGAATAGGGGCCATATGACAGGGTCCAGGAACATTATACAAGGAGTGAATGGGGCCATATGACAGGGTCCAGGTACATTATACAAGAGTGAATGGGGCCATATGATAGGGTCCAGGGTACATTATACAAGAGGAATGGGGCCCATATTGGACTACAGGTCCAGGAACATTATACAAGAGTGAATGGGGCCATATGACAGGGTCCAGGAACATTATACAAGAGTGAATGGGGCCATATGAAAGGGGTCCAGGTACATTATACAAGAGTGAATGGGGCCATATGACAGGGTCCAGGAACATTATACAAGAGTGAATGGGGCCATATGACAGGGTCAGGAACATTATACAAGAGTGATAATGGGGCCATATGACAGGGTCCAGGAACATTATACAAGAGTGAATGGGGCCATATGACAGGGTCCAGGAACATTATACAAGAGTGAATGGGGCCATATGACAGGGTCAGGTACATTATACAAGAGTGAATGGGCCATATGACAGGGTCCCAGGTTACATTATACAAGAGTGATATGACAGGGGCAGGTACATTATGACATTGGGGCCAATATGACCAGGTACATTATACAAGAGTGAATGGGGCCATATGACAAGGTCCAGGAACATTATACAAGAGTGAATGGGGCCATGATAGGGTCCAGGTACATTATattggaggggggggggggggggggggggggggggaatggACCAGAGTGACATGGACCCATATGACAGGGTTCCAGGAACATTATACAAGAGTGAATGAGGCCATATGACAGGTCCAGAAATTATACAAGATTGAATGGGGCCATATGACAAGGTCCAGGTACATTATACAAGAGTGAATGGGGCCATAATGATAGGGTCCAGGTACATTATACAAGAGTGTGATATGACAGGGGGCCATATGACATGGGGTCCAGGAAAACATTATACAAGAGTGAATGGGGCCATATGATAGGGTCCAGGTACATTATACAAGAGTGAATGGGGCATATGACAGGGTCCAGGTACATTATACAAGAGTGAATGGGGCCATATGATATGACAGGGACCAGGAACATTATACAAGAGTGAATGGGGCCATATGATTATGAGGGTGGGGGCCAGGAACATTATACAAGAGTGAATGGAGGCCATATGACAGGGTCCAGGTACATTATACAAGAGTGAATGGGGCCATATGACAGGGTCCAGGTACATTATACAAGAGTGAATGGGGCCATATGACAGGTCCAGGAACATTATACAAGAGTGAATGGGGCCATATGACAGGGTCCAGGTACATTATACAAGAGTGAATGGGGCCATATGACAGGGTCCAGGTACATTATACAAGAGTGTGGGCCTTATGACATGGGGAACATTATACATAGAGTGAATGGGGCCAATACCATAGGCCTTATACAAGAGTGAATGGTGGCCATATGACAGGGTCCAGGTACATTATACAAGAGTGAATGGGGCCATATGACAGGGTCCAGGAACATTATACAAGAGTGAATGGGGCCATATGACAGGGTCCAGGAACATTATACAAGAGTGAATGGGGCCATATGACAGGGTCCAGGTACATTATACAAGAGTGAATGGGGCCATATGACAGGGTCCAGGAACATTATACAAGAGTGAATGGGGCCATATGACAGGGTCCAGGAACATTATACAAGAGTGAATGGGGCCATATGGGTCCCATTATGACAAGAGGTCCAGGTAAAACATTATACAAGAGTGAATGGGGCCATATGATACAGGGTCCAGGAACATTATACAAGAGTGAATGGCCATATGACAGGGTCCAGGAACATTATACAAGAGTGAATGGGCCATATGACAGGGTCCAGGAACATTATACAAGAGTGAATGGGGCCATATGACAGGGTCCAGGTACATTATACAAGAGTGAATGGGGCCATATGATAAGGTCCAGGTACATTATACAAGAGTGAATGGGGCCATATGACAGGGTCCAGGAACATTATACAAGAGTGAATGGGGCCATATGATAAGGTCCAGGAACATTATACAAGAGTGAATGGGGCCATATGACAAGGTCCAGGAACATTATACAAGAGTGAATGGGGCCATATGACAAGGTCCAGGAACATTATACAAGAGTGAATGGGGCCATATGACAGGGTCCAGGAACATTATACAAGAGTGAATGGGGCCATATGACAGGGTCCAGGAACATTATACAAGAGTGAATGGGGCCATATGACAGGGTCCAGGAACATTATACAAGAGTGAATGGGGCCATATGACAGGGTCCAGGTACATTATACAAGAGTGAATGGGGCCATATGACAGGGTCCAGGAACATTATACAAGAGTGAATGGGGCCATATGACAGGGTCCAGGAACATTATACAAGAGTGAATGGGGCCATATGACAGGGTCCAGGTACATTATACAAGAGTGAATGGGGCCATATGACAGGGTCCAGGAACATTATACAAGAGTGAATGGGGCCATATGATAAGGTCCAGGAACATTATACAAGAGTGAATGGGGCCATATGACAGGGTCCAGGAACATTATACAAGAGTGAATGGGGCCATATGACAGGGTCCAGGAACATTATACAAGAGTGAATGGGGCCATATGACAGGGTCCAGGTACATTATACAAGAGTGAATGGGGCCATATGATAAGGTCCAGGAACATTATACAAGAGTGAATGGGGCCATATGACAGGGTCCAGGAACATTATACAAGAGTGAATGGGGCCATATGATAGGGTCTGTGAAAACATTATACAAGAGAGAATGAGGCCATATGATAGGGTCCAGGAACATTATACAAGAGTGAATGGGGCCATATGACAGGGTCCAGGAACATTATACAAGAGTGAATGGACCCATATGACAAGGTCCAGGAACATTATACAAGAGTGAATGGGGCCATATGATAAGGTCCAGGAATATTTTACAAGAGTGAATGGGGCCATATGACAGGGTCCAAGAACTCCCATTATATAGATAGAAAGAAACACTGAGTCTATCATTGTATTATGAAGAAAATTGTGTAAattttttatcaatgtttcaaaATCTATCTTGTACGTTATGGAATCAGTACAATTGAAATGTAATTACAATATCAGTATATAGCCCCTGTACATGAGTCACTATTGGGTTTATCATTCCATCaatatattttagatttttttactttatgaTTCTTTTTATGacacattttgtttaaatttcaaatacaaataaaaatgcaTAAAGTAGCATCTGTTACCATGACATTGGTACAAATGTTGGAGAGCTGAATGTAGTTCAACAAACTCACATTTCATGTACAGGTAACGTTAAACTTATCGTGCTAATATTAGATTCTTATCTCTTACTTCATGTACTAGACATTAAATCTGTTTTCATTCTCTTGTCATTCATCTAAATACACAAGTTGAAAAACATATGCCAGagatttatgaaataaaaaaaaaaagatatctcTGAGACATAAATGCTTCCACCTACACATGAATGAAATGGCAATGGGAGAGAAAAGGAGTGGTAAAGAATGCGTAATATTATGTGTGCACCACCACCTTCCCTGCCATATTctcatttgatttaaacatatttcatttgcCTTTCTAAAGTTGACAAAAAGGAATGGGCACAAGCTCTAACAACAAATATAAGCCCAATATTCTCATTTCACACTGGGCATCAAAACTGATCCCTGTGACATTTAGTGATGTATATATGCTGAACTGTAAATAAGTGTACTCTTACTTCTTATCTAACAGGACATTAACAAGATATCTGTGTCTATGTCACCTCTCAATAATCTCATACCTCTACTACAAAAACTACTCAATATTGTTGGTAATTAATAGTATAATGATGTGGTCCCCGTTCTATAAACTCCTGGTATACATACAATGGTATCAATGTAAAAAGTGGTAAACTTACCTGGAGACCTGGCCACTACCTGTCGGGTACGACAACAAGGGGAGTACACCTAATGGGTATTATAAACACTTGAGAGCTAAGTCAATAATACCTGGCTGTGTAAAACACCTGTATGAGGAGGGGAAAGATAGCTATTCATAAGGAATGGGAGATAACTATAGCAATCCCTGGATGGAAGATAACTATAGCAATCCCAGGAGGGGAGATAACAACAGTACCCCTAAGGGGGATACACCAAGGAGGGGGAATATAGCTAATCAAaaggaaggggagataactatagcACTCCTAGGAGGGAGAAGATAGCTAATCATAAGGAAGGGTGATAACTATAGCAATCCCAGGAGGGAAGATATCTACAGCACACCTAGGAGGGGGAATATAGCTCATAATaaggaaggggagataactatagcACTCCTAGGAGGGGAAGGTTGGCTAATCATAAGGAAGGGGAGCTAACTATAGCACTCCTaagaggggagataattatagcACTTCTAGGAGGCGGAAGACAGCTAATCATAAGGAAGGAGGAATAACTATAGCAATCCCaggaggggagataactacagcaCACCTAGGAGGGGGAATATAGCTCATCATaaggaaggggagataactatagcATTCCTAGGAGGGAGAAGATAGCTCATCATaaggaaggggagataactatagcAATCCCAGGAGGGACAATAACTTCATCAATCCTTGGAGGGGGAAGATAGCTAATCATtaaaaaggggagataactatagcACTCCTAGGAGGTGGAAGATAGCTAATAACaaggaaggggaggtaactataGCATTACCAGGAGTGGAAATAACTACAGTACCCCTAAGGGGGATATAAATTAAATCATaaggaaggggagataactatagcAATTCCaggaggggagataactatagcAATCCCATGAACGGAGATAACTATAGCACTCCTAGGAGGGGAAAGACAGCAAATCATAAGGAAGGGGAGAAAACTATAGCAATCCCAGGAGGGAAGATAACTATAGCACTCCTAGGAGGGAAAAGACAGCTAATAATaaggaaggggagataactatagcACTCCTCAGATGGGGAAGATAGGTTATCAGaaggaaggggagataactatagcAATCCCAGGAGGGAAGATAACTATAGCACTCCTAGGTGGGGAAAGATAGCTATTCATAAGGAATGGGAGATAACTATAGCAATCCCTGGATGGAAGATAACTATAGCAATCCCAGGAGGGGAGATAACAACAGTACCCCTAAGGGGGATACACCAAGGAGAGGGAATATAGCTAATCATaaggaaggggagataactatagcACTCCTAGGAGGGAGAAGATAGCTAATCATAAGGAAGGGGAAATAACccaggaagggagataactacatcAATCCTAGGAGGGACAGAAAGCTAATCATaaggaaggggagataactatagcTATCCCAGGAGGGAAGCCGCAATGTTTGAAGAGGAGATAACTACATCAATCCTAGGAGGGGTAGATAGCTAATCATGAGAAAACAGAGATAACTACAGCAATCCAAGGAGGGAAGCCGCAATGTTTGGAGGGGATGATAACTGCATCAATACTAGGAGACAAGATAGCTTATCATAATAACTATAGATAACTATAGCAATATTTGgagggggagataactacatCAATCCTAGGAGGGGAAAGACAGCTAATAATAAGGAAGGGGAGATCACTATAGCACTCCTCAGAGGGGGAAGATAGGTTATCAGAAGGAAGGGGAGATATCTCAGCAATGGTTAGGGGGGGGACTACATCAATTCTAGGAGGGGAAAGATAGTTTTAATAGGAGAGATAAATATAGCAAGCAtaggaggggagataactacagcaATGTTTGaagggggagataactacatCAAGACTAGGAGGGGCAGATAGCTAATCATaagaaaagggagataactatagcAATCCCAGAAGGGGAGATACCAACAGCAATTTTTTgagggggagataactacatCAATCCTAGGAGGGGAAGATAGAAAATCACAATATGGGAGATAACTATAGCAAGCATAGCAGGGGAGTTAACTACAGAACACCTAGGAGAGGGAAGATAACTAATCATAGATGGGGATATAATTATAGCAAACATAGGAGAGGAGGTAACTACAACACTCCtaggaggggagataactacagcaCTCCTTGAGGGGGAGGGGATAACTTAAGCATGGGGGGGGAGATAACTATAGCACTCACAAGAGGGGAAATGACTAAAGCAATCGTAGGTTGGGAGATAACTATTGAAATGTTTGGAGGGGGAGATAACTAAGTAATCCTAAGCGGGGAGATTACTACAGCACTCCTAGGAGGAGAGATATCTACAGCACTCGTAGGAGGAGAGATGACTACAGCACTCCTAGGATGGGAGATAGCTACAGTAATCCTAGGAGGGGAGATAGCTACAGCAATCCTAGGAGGGGAGATATCTACAGCACTCGTAGGAGGAGAGATGACTACAGCAATCCTAGGAGGGGAGATAGCTACAGCAATCCTAGGAGGGGCAGATAGCTAATCATaagaaaagggagataactatagcAATCCCAGAAGGGGAGATACCAACAGCAATTTTTTGgagggggagataactacatCAATCCTAGGAGGGGAAGATAGAAAATCACAATATGTGAGATAACTATAGCAAGCATAGCAGGGGAGTTAACTACAGCACTCCTTGAGGGGGAGGGGATAACTTAAGCATGGGGGGGGAGGAGATAACTATAGCACTCACAAGAGGGGAAATGACTAAAGCAATCGTAGGTTGGGAGATAACTATTGAAATGTTTGGAGGGGGAGATAACTAAGTAATCCTAAGCGGGGAGATTACTACAGCACTCCTAGGAGGAGAGATATCTACAGCACTCGTAGGAGGAGAGATGACTACATGCACTCCTAGGAGGGGAGATAGCTACAGCAATCCTAGGAGGGGAGATAGCTACATCAATCCTAGGAGGGTAGATAGCAACAGCAATCCAGAAGGGAGATAGCTACAGCACTCCTAGGAGGGTAGATAGCTACAGCAATCCTAGGAGGGGAGATAGCTACAGCAATCCTAGGAGGAGAGATGACTACAGCACTCCTAGGAGGGTAGATAGCTACAGCAATCCTAGGAGGGGAGATAGCTACAGCACTCGTAGGAGGAGAGATGACTACAGCAATCCTAGGAGGGTAGATAGCTACAGCAATCCTAGGAGGGGAGATAGCTACAGCAATCctagaaggggagataactacagcaATCCTAGGAGGGGAGATAGCTACAGCAATCCTAGGAGGGTAAATAGCTACAGCAATCCTAGGAGGGGAGATAGCTACAGCACTCGTAGGAGGAGAGATGACTACAGCAATCctagaaggggagataactacagcaATCCTAGGAGGGGAGATAGCTACAGCACTCGTAGGAAGAGAGATGACTACAGCATTCCTAGAAAGGGAGATAGCTACAGCAATCctagaaggggagataactacagtACTCgtggaggggagataactacagcaCTCCTAGGAGGGTAGATAGCAAAAGCAATCCTAGGAGGGGAGATAGCTACAGCACTCGTAGGAAGAGAGATGACTACAGCAATCCTAGGAGGGGAGATAGCTACAGCAATCCTAGGAGGGTAGATAGCAACAGCAATTCTAGAAGGGGAGATAGCTACAGCACTCCTAGGAGGGTAGATAGCTACAGCAATCCTAGGAGGAGAGATGACTACAGCACTCCTAGGAGGGGAGATAGCAACAGCAATTCTAGAAGGGTAGATAGCTACAGCAATCCTAGGAGGGGAGATAGCTACAGCACTCCTAGAAAGGAGATAGATACAGCAATCCTAGGAGGGGAGATAGCTACTGCAATCCTAGGAGGGGAGATAGCAACAGCAATCCTAGGAGGGGAGATAGCAACAGCAATCCTAGGAGGGGAGATAGCAACAGCAATCCTAGAAGGGTAGATAGCAACAGCAATCCTAGGAGGAGAGATGACAACAGCAATCCTAGAAGGGGAGGATAGCAACAGCAATTCTAGAATGGTAGATAGCTACCGCAATCCTAGGAGGGGAGATAGCAACAGCAATCCTAGGAGGGGAGATAGCAACAGCAATCCTAGAAGGGTAGATAGCAACAGCAATCCTAGGAGGGGAGATAGCTACAGCATCATAGGAAGAGAGATGACTACAGCATTCCTAGAAAGGAGATAGCTACAGCAATCctagaaggggagataactacagtACCCgtggaaggggagataactacagcaCTCCTAGGAGGAGAGATATCTACAGCACTCGTAGGAGGAGAGATGACTACAGCAATCCTAGGAGGGGAGATAGCTACAGCAATCCTAGGAGGGGAGATAGCTACAGCAATCCTAGGAGGGGAGATAGCTACAGCAATCctagaaggggagataactacagcaCTCCTAGGAGGAGAGATATCTACAGCACTCGTAGGAGGAGAGATGACTACAGCACTCCTAGGATGGGAGATAGCTACAGCAATCCTAGGAGGGGAGATAGCTACAGCAATCctagaaggggagataactacagcaCTCCTAGGAGGAGAGATAGCTACAGCACTCGTAGGAAGAGAGATGACTACAGCACTCCTAGAAAGGAGATAGCTACAGCAATCctagaaggggagataactacagtACTCgtggaggggagataactacagcaCTCCTAGGAGGGGAGATAGCTACAGCAATCCTAGGAGGGTAGATAGCAACAGCAATCCTAGAAGGGGAGATAGCTACAGCACTCCTAGGAGGGTAGATAGCTACAGCAATCCTAGGAGGAGAGATGACTACAGCAATCCTAGGAGGGGAGATAGCAACAGCAATTCTAGAAGGGTAGATAGCTACAGCAATCCTAGGAGGGGAGATAGCTACAGCACTCCTAGGAGGGGAGATAGCTACAGCAATCCTAGGAGGGGAGATAGCTACAGCAATCCTAGGAGGGGAGATAGCTACAGCAATCCTAGGAGGGGAGATAGCTACAGCAATCCTAGGAGGAGAGATAGCTACAGCAATCCTAGGAGGGGAGATAGCTACAGCAATCCTAGGAGGGGAGATAGCAACAGCAATCCTAGAAGGGTAGATAGCAACAGTAATCCTAGAAAGGGATATAACTACAGCACTCCTAGGAGGGGAGATATCTACAGTAATCCTAAGAGGGGAGATAGCTACAGCAATCCTAGGAGGGAAGATAGCTACAGCAATCCTAGGAGGGGAGATAGCTACAGCAATCCTAGGAGGGAAGATAGCTACAGCAATCCTAGGAGGGGAGATAGCTACAGCACTCCTAGGAGGAGAGATATCTACAACACTCGTAGGAGGAGAGATGACTACAGCACTCCTAGGATGGGAGATAGCTACAGCAATCCTAGGAGGGGAGATAGCTACAGCAATCCTAGAAGGGGAGATAGCTACAGCAATCCTAGGAGGGGAGATAGCTACAGCACTCATAGGAAGAGAGATGACTACAGCATTCCTAGAAAGGAGATAGCTACAGCAATCctagaaggggagataactacagtACCCgtggaaggggagataactacagcaCTCCTAGGAGGAGAGATATCTACAGCACTCGTAGGAGGAGAGATGACTACAGCACTCCTAGGATGGGAGATAGCTACAGTAATCCTAGGAGGGGAGATAGCTACAGCAATCCTAGAAGGGAAGATAGCTACAGCAATCctagaaggggagataactacagcaCTCCTAGGAGGAGAGATATCTACAGCACTCGTAGGAGGAGAGATGACTACAGCACTCCTAGGATGGGAGATAGCTACAGTAATCCTAGGAGGGAAGATAGCTACAGCAATCctagaaggggagataactacagcaCTCCTAGGAGGAGAGATAGCTACAGCACTCGTAGGAAGAGAGATGACTACAGCACTCCTAGAAAGGAGATAGCTACAGCAATCctagaaggggagataactacagtACTCgtggaggggagataactacagcaCTCCTAGGAGGGGAGATAGCTACAGCAATCCTAGGAGGGGAGATAGCAACAGCAATCCTAGAAGGGTAGATAGCAACAGCAATCCTAGGAGGGGAGATAGCTACAGCACTCGTAGGAAGAGAGATGACTACAGCATTCCTAGAAAGGAGATAGCTACAGCAATCctagaaggggagataactacagtACTCgtggaggggagataactacagcaCTCCTAGGAGGGGAGATATCTACAGTAATCCTAGGAGGGTAGATAGCTACAGTAATCCTAGGAGGAGATAGCTACAGCAATCCTAGGAGGGGAGATAGCTACAGCATTCGTAGGAAGAGAGATGACTACAGCAATCCTAGAAAGGAGATAGCTACAGCAATCctagaaggggagataactacagtACTCgtggaggggagataactacagcaCTCCTAGGAGGAGAGATATCTACAGTAATCCTAGGAGGGTAGATAGCTACAGTAATCCTAGGAGGGAAGATAGCTACAGCAATCCTAGGAGGGGAGATAGCTACAGCATTCGTAGGAAGAGAGATGACTACAGCACTCCTAGAAAGGAGATAGCTACAGCAATCCTAGAAGGGAAGATAACTACAGTACTCGTGGAGGGGAGATAGCTACAGTAATCCTACAGAAGGAGGGATAT
The nucleotide sequence above comes from Argopecten irradians isolate NY chromosome 1, Ai_NY, whole genome shotgun sequence. Encoded proteins:
- the LOC138309221 gene encoding putative uncharacterized protein ENSP00000383309, with amino-acid sequence MSAVAISPPRIAVAISPSRIAVAISPPRIAVAISHPRSAVVISPPTSVVDISPPRSAVAISPPRIAVAIFPPRIAVAISPPRIAVAIFPPRIAVAISPLRITVDISPPRSAVVISLSRITVAIYPSRIAVAISPPRIAVAISPPRIAVAISPPRIAVAISPPRIAVAISPPRIAVAISPPRIAVAISPPRSAVAISPPRIAVAIYPSRIAVAISPPRIAVVISPPRIAVAIYPPRSAVAISPSRIAVAIYPPRIAVAISPPRSAVVISPPRVL